One window of the Salvia splendens isolate huo1 chromosome 1, SspV2, whole genome shotgun sequence genome contains the following:
- the LOC121770104 gene encoding uncharacterized protein LOC121770104, with protein MEQNNQRMEKVESDVQGMATHLKNIDIQISQISQTVSANTQSGKFPSNTIINPKDCKAMHLRSGTSYEGPPMPSENEDRVAEKRAEEKELVEENETEQISTPPKENTTIHSPTPPTTHSPAEVRIPYPQRVQKKKTYAQFSRFLDIFRKVNLNIPLVEALQEMPTYAKFLKDVLSKKKRWTDYETVNISENCSAIIQKKLPAKLKDPGSFNISCVIGNDRQTKALCDLGTSINLMPLSFFRKMKIDTLKPTTITLQMADRTVTYPKGIVEEVLVMVHDFIFPVDFIVLDMEEDVNVPFILGHPFLATGKALIDIANGELTLHMGNKRHILSIYNAMKSREEEELVMKKECKAVHVVEVQKAQEIESTFGDFSLPQWMFGSCGGSSSKEETEGEENKS; from the coding sequence ATGGAACAGAACAACCAAAGGATGGAGAAAGTTGAATCAGACGTGCAAGGAATGGCCACTCATCTGAAGAATATTGACATACAGATCAGCCAGATTTCCCAAACTGTGAGTGCTAATACTCAATCGGGAAAGTTTCCATCAAATACTATCATCAATCCCAAGGACTGCAAAGCTATGCATCTGAGGAGTGGAACAAGCTATGAGGGACCTCCAATGCCATCCGAAAATGAGGATAGAGTAGCAGAAAAGAGAGCTGAAGAGAAGGAATTGGTCGAAGAAAATGAGACTGAGCAGATTTCCACTCCACCTAAGGAGAACACGACTATACATTCACCTACACCACCTACAACTCATAGTCCAGCTGAAGTGAGGATCCCTTATCCTCAACGtgttcagaagaagaagacatatgcTCAGTTTTCAAGGTTCTTAGACATCTTTAGGAAGGTTAACTTGAATATTCCATTGGTGGAGGCACTTCAAGAAATGCCTACATATGCAAAGTTCCTAAAAGATGTGCTCTCCAAGAAGAAGAGGTGGACTGACTATGAGACGGTGAACATATCTGAAAACTGTAGTGCCATAATTCAGAAAAAGCTACCGGCCAAGCTTAAAGATCCTGGCAGTTTCAACATCTCATGCGTCATTGGAAATGACAGACAGACAAAGGCACTTTGTGATCTGGGGACGAGCATAAATTTGATGCCATTATCGTTTTTCAGAAAGATGAAGATCGACACTCTCAAGCCGACAACAATCACACTGCAGATGGCAGATAGAACCGTCACCTATCCTAAAGGAATTGTTGAGGAAGTTCTTGTGATGGTACACGACTTCATATTTCCCGTCGATTTTATAGTGCTGGATATGGAAGAAGACGTGAATGTACCATTTATCCTGGGGCATCCATTCCTTGCAACGGGAAAAGCATTGATAGATATAGCAAATGGAGAGCTCACTCTTCATATGGGCAACAAACGCCACATCTTATCTATCTACAATGCTATGAAGAGTCGTGAGGAAGAGGAACTTGTTATGAAGAAGGAGTGCAAAGCTGTGCATGTTGTAGAGGTTCAAAAGGCACAAGAAATTGAGTCCACATTTGGGGATTTTTCTTTGCCGCAGTGGATGTTTGGTTCATGTGGTGGATCAAGTTCTAAAGAGGAGACTGAAGGAGAAGAAAACAAAAGCTGA